A region from the Brassica napus cultivar Da-Ae chromosome C8, Da-Ae, whole genome shotgun sequence genome encodes:
- the LOC106413947 gene encoding auxin-responsive protein IAA14: protein MEQLINLKETELCLGLPGGPDPVETPTKSCLRNKRGFSEIVELKLGLHSTKQGSVDLNVAGAPKEKTLHKDPSKPPAKAQVVGWPPVRNYRKSVMTHQKCSEVEEASSDRGGGTVAFVKVSMDGAPYLRKVDLKMYKSYKELSDALAKMFSSFTMGSYGAQGMIDFMNESKVMDLVNSSEYVPSYEDKDGDWMLVGDVPWPMFIESCKRLRIMKGSEAIGLAPRAMEKYKNRF from the exons ATGGAGCAGTTGATTAACCTAAAGGAAACGGAGCTCTGTCTTGGCCTCCCTGGAGGCCCAGATCCCGTGGAGACTCCAACCAAGTCATGTCTGAGGAACAAGAGAGGCTTCTCTGAGATAGTTGAACTCAAACTCGGTCTTCACTCTACCAAACAAGGATCCGTGGATCTCAACGTTGCCGGAGCTCCCAAGGAGAAGACTCTCCACAAAGACCCTTCTAAGCCTCCTGCTAA AGCACAAGTGGTAGGTTGGCCACCGGTGAGGAACTACCGAAAAAGTGTTATGACTCATCAGAAGTGTAGCGAAGTGGAGGAGGCATCGAGCGACAGAGGAGGAGGAACCGTCGCCTTTGTGAAGGTTTCAATGGATGGAGCTCCTTACCTTCGTAAGGTTGACCTCAAGATGTACAAAAGCTATAAGGAACTTTCTGATGCCTTGGCCAAAATGTTTAGCTCTTTTACCATGG GGAGTTATGGAGCACAAGGGATGATAGACTTTATGAACGAGAGTAAAGTGATGGATCTAGTAAACAGTTCTGAGTATGTTCCAAGCTACGAGGACAAAGATGGTGACTGGATGCTCGTTGGTGATGTCCCCTGGCC GATGTTTATCGAGTCATGCAAACGTTTGCGCATTATGAAAGGATCCGAAGCAATTGGACTTG CTCCTAGGGCAATGGAGAAGTACAAGAACagattttga